From one Aquicella lusitana genomic stretch:
- the pyrB gene encoding aspartate carbamoyltransferase: protein MKSLLYGHDVLSMKELSLAQIQQVLELAATFKSEDVPALLKNKIIAHCFFEPSTRTRLSFETATLRLGGQVIGFSSDESLSIKKGETLQDTIQVLSHYADLIIVRHPKEGAARLAAETSAKPVINAGDGANQHPTQALLDLFTIQECQNKIDGLAIALVGDLKYGRTIHSFAQACTLFDIRLFLVSPDSLTLPDFICDELKRNGVRFSFHQSLEEVVPKVDILYMTRIQQERFNDADYQLIKKRCILTPDLLATAKPNLKILHPLPRVNEIDAEVDKTPHAYYFQQAANGVYVREALLALMLNENVQVLT, encoded by the coding sequence ATGAAAAGTTTACTTTATGGTCATGATGTTCTTTCCATGAAAGAATTGTCATTAGCGCAGATTCAGCAAGTGCTCGAGCTCGCCGCAACATTCAAATCAGAAGACGTACCTGCGTTATTAAAAAATAAAATCATTGCTCACTGTTTTTTTGAACCTTCGACGCGCACGCGCCTATCTTTTGAGACAGCGACGCTACGACTGGGCGGTCAGGTCATTGGTTTTTCGAGTGATGAAAGTCTTTCAATCAAGAAAGGCGAAACGCTGCAGGATACCATTCAGGTTTTATCCCATTATGCAGACCTCATCATCGTTCGCCATCCCAAAGAAGGGGCTGCGCGGCTTGCGGCCGAGACGTCGGCAAAGCCGGTAATCAATGCGGGGGACGGGGCGAATCAACATCCTACGCAGGCGTTGCTGGATTTATTTACCATACAAGAATGCCAGAACAAGATTGATGGACTGGCGATTGCACTGGTTGGTGATCTTAAATATGGCCGCACGATACACTCATTTGCCCAGGCATGTACATTGTTTGATATACGATTATTCCTGGTCTCTCCTGATTCATTGACCTTGCCCGATTTTATCTGCGATGAATTGAAGCGCAACGGCGTTCGCTTTTCATTTCATCAGTCGCTGGAAGAAGTCGTTCCCAAAGTAGATATTCTGTATATGACACGTATTCAACAAGAGCGTTTCAACGATGCAGATTATCAGCTGATTAAAAAACGCTGCATCCTGACACCCGATTTGCTCGCCACAGCAAAGCCTAATTTGAAAATTTTGCACCCTTTGCCGCGGGTAAATGAAATCGACGCGGAAGTGGACAAAACGCCGCATGCTTATTATTTTCAACAGGCAGCGAATGGCGTATATGTGCGGGAAGCGCTTTTAGCCTTGATGTTAAATGAGAATGTGCAGGTGTTGACATGA
- the pyrI gene encoding aspartate carbamoyltransferase regulatory subunit: MNKTLSVSAIQNGTVIDHIPAGQALRILHLLRLLNKKCQVTVGFNLSSQRMKLKDLVKVENYLLTKEEADKITVFAPDATINIIKNFDVVEKIITQLPPGIEGVFSCPNQACISHVEPVESFFIIKEQSKRVHVICKYCEKIFDRNQVKVKI, from the coding sequence ATGAATAAAACATTATCTGTTTCAGCCATTCAAAACGGTACGGTGATTGACCATATTCCTGCAGGCCAGGCCTTGCGTATTCTGCATTTATTGCGCTTGTTAAACAAGAAATGCCAGGTCACAGTGGGGTTTAATTTATCCAGCCAACGCATGAAATTAAAAGACCTGGTGAAGGTTGAAAATTATCTTTTAACAAAAGAAGAAGCCGACAAAATTACGGTTTTTGCACCGGATGCAACCATCAATATTATTAAAAATTTTGATGTCGTCGAGAAAATTATTACGCAATTGCCACCAGGTATAGAGGGTGTGTTTTCGTGTCCCAATCAGGCTTGCATCTCGCATGTAGAGCCTGTGGAAAGCTTTTTTATAATCAAAGAACAGAGCAAGCGTGTCCATGTGATATGCAAATACTGCGAAAAAATATTTGACCGGAATCAGGTAAAGGTAAAAATATAG
- a CDS encoding dihydroorotase: MTIIKDIKTYQGNTIDLVLADNKDHIIQADGLTALPAVIDPHVHFRTPGMEYKEDWRTGAKAAIRGGCTTVFDMPNTKPPTITQSLLDEKKALIDRQLKEAGIPLRYKLFFGADKGHLDEIANIEKDCVGIKVFMGCSTGNLVIDDDESLHAVFSLAAKHHMLVAVHAEDEHLIRERKANYQGEWNYPVHSVIRNIDVAAKAVEKAIALTKRYGTRLYILHVSSAEEVALIKTAKQAGLPVFAETTPHHLFFDTTLYDVLAGKAVVNPPLRDPRHREHLFAAIHEKVIDTIGSDHAPHTPDEKALPYGECPSGMPGIEFMLPMLLNACSRDLLNLDEVVALTSANARHIFHMPPSDDWVLVNLGETRTVERTESKCGWSPYMGLTLKGWPVYTILKDTCYKVNN, encoded by the coding sequence ATGACGATTATAAAAGACATCAAAACTTATCAGGGAAATACCATTGACTTGGTGTTGGCAGATAATAAAGATCATATTATTCAGGCGGACGGATTGACAGCTTTGCCTGCTGTGATCGACCCGCACGTGCATTTTCGTACACCCGGGATGGAATACAAGGAAGATTGGCGAACCGGCGCCAAGGCGGCTATTCGCGGCGGCTGCACGACTGTGTTTGACATGCCTAATACCAAGCCACCCACGATTACCCAGTCCCTGCTCGATGAAAAAAAAGCACTGATCGATCGACAGCTGAAAGAAGCAGGCATTCCGCTGCGTTATAAACTTTTTTTTGGTGCCGACAAAGGCCATCTGGATGAAATTGCAAACATTGAGAAGGACTGTGTAGGTATCAAGGTGTTCATGGGATGCAGTACGGGCAACCTGGTCATTGATGATGACGAAAGTTTGCATGCTGTTTTCTCGCTTGCGGCAAAGCATCATATGCTAGTAGCAGTACACGCAGAAGATGAACATTTAATTCGGGAACGTAAGGCAAACTATCAAGGAGAGTGGAATTATCCTGTGCATTCCGTTATCCGTAATATTGATGTTGCTGCGAAAGCGGTCGAAAAAGCGATTGCGCTAACAAAGCGCTATGGCACGCGCTTATATATTTTGCATGTGAGCAGCGCAGAAGAAGTTGCGCTAATTAAAACGGCAAAACAGGCTGGTTTGCCCGTATTTGCAGAGACGACACCCCATCATTTGTTTTTTGATACGACGCTTTATGATGTATTGGCGGGCAAAGCAGTAGTAAATCCGCCGCTGCGTGATCCAAGGCATCGCGAACATTTGTTTGCCGCGATACACGAGAAAGTAATTGATACCATTGGTTCAGATCATGCGCCTCATACACCGGATGAAAAAGCACTACCTTATGGCGAATGCCCCTCAGGTATGCCGGGAATCGAATTTATGTTGCCTATGCTGCTTAATGCCTGCTCCCGCGATTTGCTCAACCTGGATGAAGTAGTTGCATTGACATCAGCAAACGCTCGCCACATTTTCCATATGCCTCCTTCAGATGACTGGGTATTAGTCAATCTCGGCGAAACGCGCACGGTTGAGCGTACGGAAAGTAAATGCGGCTGGTCACCCTATATGGGTCTTACTTTAAAAGGTTGGCCTGTTTATACGATTTTGAAAGATACTTGTTATAAAGTGAATAATTAA
- a CDS encoding aminotransferase class V-fold PLP-dependent enzyme: protein MLSGSLQMANWLGNYVNETLEDYSPVTIITALLLLQYGPRFAYQTYSLYHEWDTKKIKETLMNNAVKKTLQVPVVGRIADKLIRGEVTKNLNGYKVEIEADREKSATPPIHSLPPEGYSIEEIRKVYPKKQIENKKGRLSGAIYSEYPPEFSAFLEKLYGETALTNPMHPVFKDIKKKEAEVISWCRKLFNGPDGTHGVITAGGTLSIFEACKAYVLHARKNGNQAPEIIVPSSAHPAFWKAAEILNAKLVVVPVDKNTGRADVNAMKAAINRNTCMMAASAPSFPFGVIDPIKELAEIAQNNKDWLHRSKPIPFHVDACLGGFLTAFAKKAGVELPWCDFQNEGVSSVSADIHKYGEGPKGVSIILFRRRAEVLIAPTPTHTYLTSSVGSYVTPGLPGSRTGVQVVTAHAVMLYQGENGYVKDTAAILALAKELTDEVKKIDGIIVPYSTQLSVVGMRTTSGINPLLVAELMKSHGWELNCLLTSDYQADGFHFCLTALHTKVPDFVKDFVTDLKKSVDYVKQNPHQKPKGIAKAYGVLATGFVPSVVQDLIGDMYVRIDQSLPGNNYPGYFWPKATPQSAITETDKKEEEKRYTKKNL from the coding sequence ATGTTAAGCGGCTCTCTGCAAATGGCAAACTGGCTAGGAAATTATGTCAATGAAACGCTGGAGGACTATTCCCCTGTAACGATCATTACAGCCCTGCTTTTACTCCAATATGGGCCACGCTTCGCGTATCAAACTTATTCGCTCTACCACGAATGGGACACTAAAAAAATTAAAGAAACCCTCATGAATAATGCGGTTAAAAAAACACTGCAGGTGCCCGTGGTAGGCCGGATAGCTGATAAATTAATCAGAGGTGAAGTGACAAAAAACCTGAATGGTTATAAAGTCGAAATAGAAGCAGACAGAGAAAAATCGGCAACGCCGCCGATCCATTCGCTGCCGCCAGAAGGATATAGTATTGAGGAAATACGTAAAGTATATCCCAAAAAGCAAATAGAAAATAAAAAAGGCCGTTTGTCTGGCGCCATCTATTCAGAATATCCGCCCGAATTTTCTGCGTTTTTAGAAAAACTTTATGGAGAAACTGCATTAACCAACCCAATGCATCCTGTCTTCAAAGACATTAAGAAAAAAGAAGCAGAAGTGATTTCCTGGTGCAGAAAATTGTTTAATGGTCCTGATGGCACACATGGCGTTATTACCGCAGGCGGTACGTTAAGTATTTTTGAAGCCTGCAAGGCCTACGTTTTGCACGCCCGAAAAAATGGAAACCAAGCGCCTGAAATCATTGTGCCGAGCAGTGCACATCCTGCTTTTTGGAAGGCCGCAGAAATATTAAACGCCAAATTAGTCGTTGTGCCCGTTGATAAAAACACAGGCCGGGCTGATGTTAATGCGATGAAAGCTGCCATTAACCGTAATACTTGCATGATGGCAGCTTCCGCTCCCTCTTTTCCATTTGGCGTCATCGACCCCATCAAGGAATTAGCAGAGATAGCTCAAAATAATAAAGATTGGCTTCATAGATCCAAACCCATTCCTTTCCATGTTGATGCGTGTCTTGGTGGTTTTTTAACAGCTTTCGCTAAAAAAGCAGGCGTCGAATTACCCTGGTGTGATTTTCAAAATGAGGGCGTTAGCAGTGTTTCTGCAGATATTCATAAATATGGTGAAGGCCCCAAGGGCGTATCTATTATTTTATTCAGGCGACGCGCGGAAGTATTGATTGCTCCCACACCGACACATACTTATCTTACCTCTTCTGTCGGTTCTTATGTCACGCCAGGTCTTCCTGGATCCCGCACAGGCGTGCAAGTCGTCACCGCCCATGCAGTAATGCTTTATCAAGGTGAAAACGGTTATGTTAAAGATACAGCAGCTATTCTTGCGCTCGCCAAAGAATTAACCGATGAAGTTAAAAAAATTGACGGCATCATCGTTCCCTATTCCACTCAGCTCTCTGTAGTTGGCATGCGCACGACATCTGGAATCAATCCTCTTTTAGTCGCTGAATTAATGAAGTCACACGGATGGGAATTAAACTGTTTATTAACATCGGATTATCAAGCTGATGGTTTTCACTTTTGCCTGACTGCCCTGCATACCAAGGTGCCTGATTTTGTAAAAGACTTCGTAACCGATTTAAAAAAATCGGTGGATTATGTCAAACAAAATCCGCATCAAAAACCGAAAGGCATTGCTAAAGCCTATGGCGTGCTCGCAACCGGTTTCGTGCCATCTGTTGTGCAGGATTTAATAGGTGATATGTATGTCCGCATCGATCAATCGCTGCCCGGCAACAATTATCCCGGCTATTTCTGGCCAAAGGCAACGCCGCAGTCGGCGATAACTGAAACGGATAAAAAAGAAGAAGAGAAGCGCTATACCAAAAAAAATTTGTAG
- a CDS encoding FecR domain-containing protein, translating into MIMINFQKMGIALIALLFLSFIQPAFAEDPPLPTPVGRVIWVQGTLKAIMPNQEERLLKKTSVIYLNDTLITDSKSKAQIAFTDNTLMTFRPDTKFYIDKYQYNPKAKKGSVGKYIMNLIEGGFRTITGLIAKGNPSDYKVNTPVATIGVRGTDYTVYVNPKGQLYVGYYSGSPCVDSKKGSLCLSEKTKYAYVPTSGAVPVPLSQQPAVFHEKLDIVPTKITPFSAVGGGVTTAGTAVGTTGTSTPPARSGTVSSFCITN; encoded by the coding sequence ATGATAATGATAAATTTCCAAAAAATGGGAATCGCGCTTATAGCGCTACTATTTTTATCATTTATTCAGCCTGCTTTTGCCGAAGATCCACCACTACCAACACCCGTTGGCCGCGTTATTTGGGTGCAGGGAACTTTAAAGGCCATTATGCCTAACCAGGAAGAGCGTCTGCTGAAAAAAACGTCGGTTATCTATTTGAATGATACATTAATTACGGATAGCAAAAGTAAAGCTCAAATTGCTTTCACTGATAACACATTGATGACGTTTCGTCCCGACACAAAATTTTATATTGATAAATATCAGTATAATCCCAAGGCGAAAAAAGGCTCGGTGGGCAAATATATAATGAATTTGATCGAAGGCGGCTTTCGCACAATTACTGGCCTTATCGCGAAAGGTAATCCCAGTGATTATAAAGTCAATACACCTGTTGCTACTATCGGCGTGCGTGGTACGGATTATACCGTGTACGTTAATCCCAAAGGTCAGTTATATGTAGGCTATTATAGCGGATCACCTTGCGTTGATAGCAAAAAAGGATCCTTGTGTTTAAGCGAGAAAACAAAATACGCTTATGTACCAACATCGGGAGCTGTTCCTGTTCCGCTTAGCCAGCAGCCGGCTGTCTTTCATGAAAAACTGGATATTGTTCCTACTAAAATCACACCATTTTCTGCCGTGGGCGGTGGTGTGACAACAGCTGGAACAGCAGTAGGCACAACGGGTACTTCAACGCCACCCGCACGCTCGGGAACAGTTTCAAGCTTTTGTATCACCAACTGA
- a CDS encoding CHASE2 domain-containing protein, which translates to MSKRIPIFLGLILVAIAIWLLITPTRFVRLFIERLDNLGYDLQLRMRILTEKITPVSPVAIIDIDDKSLKAIGRWPWPRSKLAELTDRLKEEGAAVIAFDILFSEKEINIAKALLDTLSKKNMANTALESILRKSEPLFDEDSIFAKSLAENPTVLPIGFLPRPETQNQLPKPLLTLTPEESRELHIIKALGYISNIPILQQAAKGAGFINIFADSDGIIRHAPLLIQYKGGVYPALSLQAVLVFLGENIQLVTPTYGHTKELEGIVFGTRMIPTDDKGQVLIPFIGKSYTFSYYSAIDVLNRNIPKNALLGKILFVGTSATGLGDLVATAVQNPFPGVEIQATLVNGMLEDSFSYKPAWTFGANFVITVLFGLIAAFMFPYFGPRILALLIILVPPSLLLLNNWIWHQTGYILSFLLPIFLIFAIAILNIIYGYLFETRRRERLKEMFGQYVPEKHIDEMLKTTGNYGLHGEDREMSVLFADIRNFTTISEGMSAAELVDMLNTFFTPMTEIIFKHRGTIDKYVGDLIMAFWGAPLKDKNHARHALESAIDMQTKLITLQPMLAERKWPEIKIGIGINSGLMSVGDMGSRFRRNYTVLGDAVNLASRVESLTKFYGVNIIVTENTEQHQSRFVFRLLDRVRVKGKKSGVAIYEVICKKTELTTEQAIELASYHKALEHYFAQRWDEAEALLTQLQQTHAETKIYRIYLDRIKEFKAHPLPPDWDGVYVHATK; encoded by the coding sequence ATGAGCAAGCGCATTCCCATTTTTTTAGGCCTGATTCTGGTAGCTATCGCCATCTGGTTATTAATCACCCCCACCCGATTTGTTCGCCTATTCATCGAACGCCTTGATAATCTGGGCTACGATTTGCAATTACGCATGCGTATTCTCACTGAAAAAATCACACCGGTCAGCCCCGTGGCGATTATTGATATTGATGACAAAAGCCTCAAAGCTATCGGTCGATGGCCCTGGCCGAGAAGTAAGCTCGCCGAGTTAACAGACCGATTAAAAGAAGAAGGCGCCGCCGTCATAGCTTTTGATATTCTTTTTTCTGAAAAAGAAATTAATATCGCCAAAGCGCTACTTGATACCTTAAGCAAAAAAAATATGGCTAACACAGCACTGGAATCGATTTTGAGAAAAAGCGAGCCATTGTTTGATGAAGATTCTATCTTTGCCAAAAGCCTCGCAGAAAATCCTACTGTGCTTCCCATTGGTTTTTTACCGCGCCCTGAAACGCAAAACCAGCTACCAAAACCACTTTTAACCTTAACACCTGAAGAAAGCCGAGAACTCCATATTATTAAAGCATTGGGCTATATCAGTAACATACCTATTCTGCAGCAGGCAGCAAAAGGCGCTGGGTTCATCAATATTTTTGCCGATAGCGATGGCATCATCCGACACGCGCCATTACTGATTCAATATAAGGGCGGCGTTTATCCTGCCTTGTCACTGCAGGCGGTGCTAGTTTTTCTTGGCGAAAATATACAGCTTGTTACACCCACTTATGGGCACACGAAAGAATTGGAAGGCATCGTTTTTGGGACACGTATGATCCCTACCGATGATAAGGGACAAGTATTAATTCCTTTCATTGGTAAAAGTTATACCTTCTCCTATTACTCCGCGATCGATGTGTTAAATCGCAACATACCCAAAAATGCCTTATTAGGAAAAATCCTTTTTGTAGGTACCTCTGCTACAGGATTGGGTGATCTTGTCGCAACAGCAGTACAAAATCCCTTCCCCGGCGTTGAAATACAGGCAACGCTGGTCAACGGAATGCTCGAAGACAGTTTCTCTTATAAACCCGCTTGGACTTTTGGCGCCAACTTTGTCATCACGGTTTTATTTGGTTTGATAGCTGCTTTTATGTTTCCCTATTTTGGTCCCCGAATACTTGCCTTATTAATTATTCTGGTACCGCCTAGTTTACTGCTTCTCAATAATTGGATTTGGCACCAAACCGGTTATATTTTATCTTTTCTTCTGCCGATTTTTTTAATTTTCGCCATTGCCATTTTAAATATCATCTACGGTTATCTGTTTGAAACACGGCGCCGTGAAAGGCTTAAGGAAATGTTTGGACAATACGTTCCAGAAAAACATATTGATGAAATGTTAAAAACGACCGGCAATTATGGCCTGCATGGTGAAGACAGAGAGATGTCTGTTCTATTTGCGGATATTCGTAATTTCACCACCATTTCAGAAGGCATGTCAGCTGCCGAATTGGTTGATATGTTAAACACTTTCTTCACGCCCATGACAGAAATTATTTTTAAACATCGCGGCACCATAGACAAGTATGTGGGTGATCTTATCATGGCTTTCTGGGGCGCCCCGTTAAAAGATAAAAATCATGCGCGCCACGCACTTGAGTCCGCAATTGATATGCAAACAAAACTGATTACTTTGCAGCCGATGCTGGCAGAGCGAAAATGGCCAGAAATTAAAATCGGTATTGGCATTAACAGTGGCCTCATGAGTGTAGGCGACATGGGGTCACGCTTCCGCCGTAATTACACTGTGCTTGGCGACGCAGTTAATCTGGCGTCGCGCGTTGAAAGTCTTACCAAATTCTATGGTGTGAATATCATTGTTACTGAAAATACAGAACAGCACCAATCAAGATTTGTTTTTCGCTTATTAGATCGTGTCAGGGTAAAAGGAAAAAAATCTGGTGTTGCAATTTATGAAGTCATCTGCAAAAAAACAGAATTAACAACAGAACAGGCAATCGAACTTGCTTCTTATCATAAGGCCCTTGAACATTATTTCGCTCAGCGATGGGATGAAGCAGAAGCCTTGTTAACGCAACTACAACAAACGCACGCTGAAACGAAAATCTATCGAATTTACCTGGATCGAATTAAGGAATTCAAGGCGCACCCCCTGCCGCCAGATTGGGATGGGGTGTATGTGCATGCGACTAAATAG